In Bacteroidota bacterium, the genomic window CGTGACAGCATAAAAACACAAGCGCATCGTCAGACAATTTCGCAACTCTTCTTCGCTGCTTTTAACCAGACAGCAGACATCACCCGCAGGACAATTTCTGCAATCATTGATATAGCTACGCAAAAGCAAAAGAGGTTTATGACTTTTTTATTTTTGTCAATGATATAAACCACATTTACTTTTGCTCCAGAAACACGAAAAACACCTGCAAAAAGATTTCCTTATAATAATTTGTTCATTAATTACAAAACAATACCTTTACCCTCTCATTCATAATCATATATTTCATGAAAACATTTTTTCTACCTTTAATTTTATCCCCACTACTTTCTCTTGCACAAAGCAACCGAACTGCAGATGTGGCAAATCCTGTACAGATAAAATCTTACAGTACATCTGCGGGAACGTTTACAATTGAGCGAAGCAGCGCAACTGAAAGCAATACTGTGCCTGATGAAATTGATTTCATTGAGAGCACAGAGAAAACTTCTGACGGAGGAACTTCCACTTTGGTATTAAATAAGGACGCGTATGAGGAAAGCATGGAGAATTTGATTGCTGAAAATGAAATTCAAGTAACTATTTTACCTAATCCATTTAATACTACAGCGAATTTTATTATCAATACAGATGAAGATGTTCATAAAGCAATATTTGAAATATATGATGTATTTGGAAGAATGGTAAAATCAATGCCCGTTCAAACCCTTTCATTCTTATTCGATAATAATAATTTATCTGATGGATTTTATTTATACAGAATAAAGATATATAATGAGAACGGAGAAGAAAAAACTGCAAGCGGAAAATTCATAATCAACTCAAATCAATAACTACCATGAAAAAATATTTTACAATAGTCGCCATATTGTTTTCATTCATTTCATTAAAGGCGCAAGTATTTCAGGAATGGGTGCAGCGATTTAATGGACCAGATTCTTTGTCTGATGTTGCAAACGCAATTGATGTAAAAGGTAATATTTACGTTACAGGATTTACTACTTCTAATGCATCGGGCGCTGATTTCATTACTATAAAATATTCTCCGCGTGGTGAACTAAAATGGATGAGAACTTACAATGGTCCCGGCAATGGCGCTGACCAGGCAAAAGCAATAGCAGTGGATGCAAACGGAAATGCGTATGTAACAGGAAACAGTTTTGGTGGAAGCACTATGGGAATAGATTACGCTACTGTGAAATATGATTCTCTGGGAAATGAATTATGGGTGGCACGGTTTGACCGGAATAATCAAAACGAAAGTGTTTCGGCCATTGGGATTGATGTTTCCGGAAATGTTTATGTAACGGGATGCACCGGAACAAATTTCTCTTTGAATGATTATGCTACTGTGAAATATAATAATGCAGGGATTCAGCAGTGGGCGAAATACTATAACGGGCCTGCCGGAACAAGGGACATGGCAAATGATTTGGCTGTTGACTCAAAAGGGAATGTGATTGTTACAGGATTCAGCACAGGCATAGGCACCCGTTTTGATTTCG contains:
- a CDS encoding T9SS type A sorting domain-containing protein; its protein translation is MKTFFLPLILSPLLSLAQSNRTADVANPVQIKSYSTSAGTFTIERSSATESNTVPDEIDFIESTEKTSDGGTSTLVLNKDAYEESMENLIAENEIQVTILPNPFNTTANFIINTDEDVHKAIFEIYDVFGRMVKSMPVQTLSFLFDNNNLSDGFYLYRIKIYNENGEEKTASGKFIINSNQ